A genomic window from Desulfuromonas sp. TF includes:
- a CDS encoding GFA family protein, giving the protein MSEKLTGSCLCRATLYRINGEIRMAGNCHCNKCKKITGGPFQSFALVREEDFEFIQGAESLSTYQVSDNLAKHFCPACGTALFNRNKMVPGKLIVQIGTLDTPAAVTPAYNLHCENMLPWITSIGQIRSFEKGYEE; this is encoded by the coding sequence ATGTCCGAGAAACTGACCGGCTCCTGCCTCTGCCGCGCTACCCTATACCGGATCAACGGCGAAATCCGCATGGCCGGAAACTGCCACTGCAACAAGTGCAAGAAAATAACCGGCGGCCCTTTTCAGTCCTTTGCCCTGGTCCGGGAGGAGGATTTCGAGTTCATCCAGGGAGCGGAAAGCCTGAGCACCTACCAGGTCTCCGACAACCTGGCAAAGCATTTCTGCCCCGCATGCGGCACCGCTCTTTTCAACCGCAACAAGATGGTCCCCGGCAAGCTCATCGTCCAGATCGGCACCCTTGACACCCCCGCCGCCGTTACCCCCGCCTACAATCTCCACTGCGAAAACATGCTCCCCTGGATCACCTCCATCGGGCAGATCCGGAGTTTCGAGAAGGGGTACGAAGAATAA
- the cobO gene encoding cob(I)yrinic acid a,c-diamide adenosyltransferase translates to MKRGTKPAKIDRLEPKVRRGLIVVITGNGKGKTTSALGMALRACGHGMRVCIIQFMKGDLYAGEWDGVKQMNCDIELVATGKGFCGIQGNPYPWEEHRANAQDAIDLAREKIASGGCDLLILDEINNALKLKLVDLEQVLDLLRNKPPLLHLVLTGRDAHPEVVEIADTVSEVREIKHAYRKDIEPQPGVDY, encoded by the coding sequence ATGAAACGCGGAACGAAACCGGCGAAGATCGACCGATTGGAACCGAAGGTGCGCCGGGGGCTGATCGTGGTCATCACCGGCAACGGCAAGGGGAAGACCACCTCGGCGCTGGGGATGGCGCTGCGCGCCTGCGGGCACGGGATGAGGGTCTGCATCATCCAGTTCATGAAGGGGGATCTCTATGCCGGGGAGTGGGACGGGGTCAAGCAGATGAACTGCGACATCGAGCTGGTCGCCACCGGCAAGGGGTTCTGCGGCATCCAGGGGAATCCCTACCCGTGGGAGGAGCACCGCGCCAACGCCCAGGACGCCATCGACCTGGCCCGGGAGAAGATCGCCTCAGGAGGCTGCGACCTGCTGATCCTTGACGAGATCAACAACGCCCTCAAGCTCAAGCTGGTCGACCTCGAACAGGTCCTCGACCTGCTGCGCAACAAGCCCCCCCTCCTCCACCTCGTCCTCACCGGCCGCGACGCCCACCCCGAGGTCGTCGAGATCGCCGACACGGTCAGCGAGGTGCGGGAGATCAAGCACGCCTACCGCAAGGACATCGAACCCCAGCCCGGGGTCGATTACTGA
- a CDS encoding gamma carbonic anhydrase family protein — protein sequence MALYEFEGKQPRIGAGSFVPESADVIGDVTIGEKCFIGVGARIRGDYGTIVIGNGTSVQENVVIHAREGDRTVVGDQVQLGHGCILHNCTVADNAVIGVGAIISDYAKVGNWAIIGEGAVVRGDIPDGAVAVGIPAKVVGKVTDEHKREWLHYKRLYADLASERYPRGFRRIG from the coding sequence ATGGCACTCTACGAATTCGAAGGCAAGCAGCCCCGGATCGGAGCGGGGTCCTTCGTCCCCGAGTCTGCGGATGTCATCGGCGACGTGACCATCGGGGAAAAGTGTTTCATCGGAGTCGGGGCGCGCATTCGCGGCGATTACGGCACCATCGTCATCGGCAACGGCACGTCGGTGCAGGAGAACGTGGTCATCCACGCCCGGGAGGGGGACCGCACCGTCGTCGGCGACCAGGTCCAGCTAGGCCACGGCTGCATCCTCCACAACTGCACCGTGGCGGACAACGCGGTCATCGGGGTCGGGGCCATCATCTCGGACTACGCGAAAGTGGGCAACTGGGCCATCATCGGCGAGGGGGCGGTGGTGCGGGGAGACATCCCCGACGGCGCAGTTGCGGTGGGGATCCCGGCCAAAGTGGTCGGCAAGGTGACCGACGAGCACAAACGGGAGTGGCTCCATTACAAGCGGCTCTACGCAGACCTGGCCAGCGAGCGCTATCCCCGCGGCTTCCGACGGATCGGATAG
- a CDS encoding multicopper oxidase family protein translates to MRTLRTGIAGGIALVLLCGAGVSAEPLPGGTLDPTEIPKYVTPLVIPPVMKNDGSPDSYDIAVREFKQQILPGGIWNSINGRDDKFKATTVWSYGPADDPLPEVAPNPDSGFNYPAYTIESVSGTQVDVRWINGLVDKNGRYLEHLLPVDQTVHWANPPQECRDGTERTDCAGISDKVYKGPVPIVTHLHGAHVEPHSDGYPEAWWLPAANNIPEGYATEGRLFDDSTGQSPGNSGYADYSYLNDQPATTLWYHDHTLGMTRLNVYAGPAGFWLIRGGAYDQPEIYDSGEAAVLPGPAPVAGQGVLDLNVPGGARDGIREIPVAIQDRSFDRNGRLFYPKYRAFFEGITRGHGRLQIDFASFSDVLPHWQPEAFFNVMVVNGVSWPQLEVGQARYRFRLLNGCDSRFLNLALFVVTGPGPDGETGTGDDILGEEIPFYQIGAEQGFLTNVVEVRTGFATLLPGDGTIPAGVPAPDPDQALLMGPAERADVIVDFSGLGDGTVVRMINTGPDEPFGGFSLDATPGDEPEADAGTTGQVMQFVVDAELTGWGGTDPGTETPATAPQDLVLNAEGPLGALTRATPRNVSLNEAESEEVCVLLDVAEDAFVVPIRQVPCDMPDPEPGVIEVVPFGPTEALLGQVSGSGTGATGIPLKWTDTGGPDVAMKLVELENGNNVTVHVTENPAEGAVEEWDIYNFTADAHPIHLHLVRFEVVARTLLDGTPSPNGSRQPWETGFKDTVVAYPGEITTVKARFDIPGLYVWHCHIVEHEDNEMMRPYAVGLPTLAPE, encoded by the coding sequence ATGCGCACCTTACGAACAGGCATAGCGGGGGGAATCGCTCTGGTTCTTCTCTGCGGCGCCGGAGTTTCCGCGGAGCCTCTGCCGGGCGGAACGCTCGACCCGACCGAAATCCCCAAGTACGTCACGCCCCTGGTCATCCCGCCGGTGATGAAGAACGACGGGAGTCCTGACAGCTACGATATCGCGGTCAGGGAGTTCAAGCAGCAGATTCTGCCGGGGGGGATCTGGAACTCCATCAACGGCCGCGATGACAAATTCAAGGCCACCACCGTCTGGAGCTACGGACCGGCAGACGATCCCCTGCCTGAGGTGGCTCCGAACCCCGATTCCGGTTTCAACTATCCGGCCTACACCATCGAGTCCGTTTCGGGTACACAGGTCGATGTGCGGTGGATCAACGGGCTGGTGGACAAGAATGGCAGGTATCTGGAGCACCTGCTCCCAGTCGACCAGACGGTGCACTGGGCGAATCCCCCGCAGGAGTGCAGGGACGGAACCGAGAGAACCGACTGCGCGGGGATCAGCGACAAGGTTTACAAAGGGCCGGTTCCCATCGTGACCCACCTGCACGGCGCCCATGTGGAGCCGCACAGCGACGGCTACCCGGAGGCATGGTGGCTGCCAGCCGCCAACAACATCCCGGAGGGATACGCCACCGAAGGAAGGCTGTTCGACGATTCCACGGGCCAGTCCCCGGGCAATTCCGGCTACGCCGACTACAGTTACCTGAATGATCAGCCGGCGACCACCCTTTGGTACCACGATCACACCCTGGGGATGACCCGCCTCAACGTTTACGCCGGGCCGGCCGGTTTCTGGCTGATCCGGGGAGGTGCTTACGACCAGCCTGAAATTTACGACTCGGGCGAGGCGGCCGTCCTGCCCGGGCCTGCCCCTGTCGCGGGACAGGGTGTTCTCGACCTCAATGTTCCCGGAGGAGCCCGGGACGGCATTCGCGAAATCCCCGTCGCCATCCAGGACCGAAGTTTCGACCGCAACGGCCGACTGTTCTATCCCAAGTATCGGGCCTTCTTCGAAGGCATCACCCGTGGTCATGGTCGCCTGCAGATCGACTTCGCCTCCTTCTCCGACGTCCTCCCGCACTGGCAGCCTGAGGCTTTCTTCAACGTGATGGTGGTCAACGGCGTCTCCTGGCCCCAGCTGGAAGTTGGCCAGGCCCGATACCGCTTCCGCCTGCTGAACGGGTGCGACTCGCGCTTTCTGAATCTGGCGCTGTTCGTCGTGACCGGTCCGGGCCCCGACGGCGAAACGGGCACCGGCGACGACATCCTCGGAGAAGAGATCCCCTTCTACCAGATCGGTGCCGAGCAGGGGTTCCTGACGAACGTGGTGGAGGTCAGGACCGGCTTCGCCACGCTACTTCCGGGCGACGGAACGATCCCGGCGGGGGTGCCGGCTCCGGACCCGGATCAGGCGCTGCTCATGGGCCCGGCGGAGCGGGCCGACGTCATCGTAGACTTCAGCGGACTTGGCGATGGAACCGTGGTGCGCATGATCAACACCGGACCGGATGAGCCCTTCGGCGGCTTCAGCCTGGATGCGACCCCGGGTGACGAGCCGGAGGCCGATGCCGGCACTACCGGCCAGGTGATGCAGTTCGTGGTGGACGCCGAACTGACCGGATGGGGAGGAACCGACCCCGGGACCGAGACCCCTGCCACGGCGCCTCAGGACCTGGTGCTGAACGCCGAGGGGCCCCTGGGGGCACTCACCCGCGCCACCCCTCGCAATGTATCGCTGAACGAGGCGGAGTCCGAGGAAGTGTGCGTGCTTCTTGATGTGGCAGAGGATGCCTTCGTCGTACCGATCCGCCAGGTTCCCTGCGACATGCCTGATCCTGAACCCGGCGTGATCGAAGTCGTGCCTTTCGGTCCCACCGAGGCCCTGTTGGGGCAGGTTTCGGGTTCCGGCACGGGTGCTACAGGCATTCCGCTCAAATGGACCGACACAGGCGGACCGGACGTGGCGATGAAACTGGTGGAACTCGAAAACGGCAACAATGTAACCGTCCATGTCACGGAGAATCCGGCCGAAGGTGCCGTCGAGGAGTGGGACATCTACAACTTCACCGCGGATGCCCATCCGATTCACCTGCACCTGGTGCGCTTCGAGGTGGTCGCGCGGACCCTTTTGGATGGAACACCCAGTCCCAATGGAAGCCGCCAGCCCTGGGAGACGGGCTTCAAGGACACCGTGGTCGCCTACCCGGGCGAGATCACCACGGTAAAGGCCCGATTCGACATCCCGGGCCTGTACGTCTGGCACTGCCACATCGTCGAGCACGAGGACAACGAGATGATGCGGCCGTACGCCGTCGGTTTGCCCACACTGGCTCCGGAGTAG
- a CDS encoding methylmalonyl-CoA mutase family protein → MLERPLRIITAVAAYDGHDASVLALNRALLAGPRPVEVIYLGFNMTGEQIAAAALQEGADAVAVSSYNGGHLQFFPHLVRLLKEKGIPHVLVFGGGGGTILSVDAATLEAEGVEKIYGPGWPLDAIAADLMERTVRNRVEPATPDPPLPSDRPLEPPALSRLLDVAGREGDRGLEPWRNWLDARGGGARVVAVAGDGGSGKSTLIDEVVRRFLDTAPGKRLAILANDPTTRSGEIPTAFLADRVRMNNIYHERVWLRSVATGTPYAPLSPFLPPMLRVLRAAGFDLLLVETPGTSQTGLDPGALKADLLVCVKTREYGSALQLQKDQLLRDADLVVLNKADLQGTEGAFGEMDAVLRDLGKTGALFPATAKAARDPGIDRLFAEICRRLGWHAPETAAENDIFRYAGHHVLVPHRRRAYLAEIAGRVREYDRWTADQLAEIRRNPGDPSRLDPRCRQLLEEWPRQWRELSRQAALRLGMEPAVETPNGLKLPRVALPDPEDRAESLRFLLAEGLPGSFPFATGLYPYRPVSAGETTRQFAGLRGPEETNRRLHLLARGVARPRLSIAFDGITLYGADSDDDPGSVGKIGEGGVAIDTWEDMKLVLEGFSIPDISTSMTINGPAPVMLAMYFTAAIEIERERAEEAKGAPLTETEREELRLKTLRALRGTVQADILKEVQAQNESIFQTDFAVKLLGDVQQWFIDQEVRKFYSLSVSGYHIGEAGATPVQELAFTLANGFTYVENFLARGMPIDDFAPSLSFFFKVSHEAEWLAYGAVCRKIWAIALRDIYGGCERSQMFKFHTQTSGRALQAEEWDTLNPVRLTYHALLGLLANTNSLHVDSADEPMTTPGEKWVRQATMIPNYLREEAEAFVIQNLLSGSYAFRALMEEVQTGVLEEFDRLDQLGGVGPATEQGYQRRCIAENSARYERERRRSVGENSPPPRRRVIGYNVHELPEGHPDKHPPVAEVVRPGPSDRERQLARVKAFKERHREDAPVYLARLKEVARTEGNVFGELLETVRHATLGQITRTLAEVGGAYRKMV, encoded by the coding sequence ATGCTAGAGCGCCCCCTCAGAATCATAACGGCGGTGGCTGCCTACGACGGCCACGATGCCTCGGTGCTGGCGTTGAACCGTGCCCTGCTTGCCGGCCCGCGTCCGGTGGAGGTCATCTACCTCGGCTTCAACATGACCGGCGAACAGATCGCCGCCGCGGCGCTGCAGGAGGGAGCCGATGCGGTGGCGGTCAGCTCCTACAACGGCGGCCACCTGCAGTTTTTCCCTCACTTGGTGCGACTCCTCAAGGAGAAGGGAATCCCCCATGTCCTGGTCTTCGGAGGCGGAGGCGGCACCATTCTGTCCGTGGATGCCGCCACCCTGGAGGCCGAAGGCGTCGAGAAGATCTACGGACCCGGCTGGCCGCTCGATGCCATCGCCGCCGACCTGATGGAGCGGACCGTTCGGAACCGGGTCGAGCCCGCAACTCCTGATCCCCCTCTTCCTTCTGACCGGCCCCTCGAGCCGCCAGCCCTGAGCCGCCTTCTGGATGTGGCCGGGAGGGAGGGCGACCGCGGGCTGGAGCCCTGGCGCAACTGGCTGGACGCCAGGGGCGGCGGCGCAAGGGTGGTGGCCGTTGCCGGAGACGGCGGCAGCGGCAAGAGCACCCTCATCGACGAAGTGGTCCGCCGCTTTCTCGACACCGCCCCGGGTAAAAGGCTCGCCATACTCGCCAACGACCCCACCACCCGCAGCGGCGAGATCCCCACCGCCTTTCTCGCCGACCGGGTGCGCATGAACAACATCTACCACGAGCGCGTCTGGCTGCGCAGCGTCGCCACCGGCACTCCCTACGCTCCCTTGAGCCCTTTCCTGCCGCCGATGCTGCGGGTGCTGAGGGCCGCCGGCTTCGATCTGCTGCTGGTGGAAACGCCGGGGACCTCCCAGACCGGCCTCGACCCGGGAGCCCTGAAGGCCGATCTGCTGGTCTGCGTCAAGACCCGGGAATACGGCAGTGCCCTGCAGCTGCAGAAGGACCAGCTGCTGCGCGACGCCGACCTGGTGGTGCTGAACAAGGCTGATCTTCAAGGGACCGAAGGAGCCTTCGGCGAGATGGATGCGGTGCTGAGGGACCTGGGGAAAACCGGGGCGCTCTTCCCGGCGACCGCCAAGGCCGCCCGAGACCCGGGGATCGACCGGCTCTTTGCCGAGATCTGCCGACGCCTGGGCTGGCACGCGCCGGAAACGGCAGCCGAAAACGATATCTTCCGCTACGCCGGACACCATGTCCTGGTCCCCCACCGCCGCCGCGCCTACCTGGCGGAGATTGCCGGCCGGGTGCGGGAGTATGACCGCTGGACGGCCGATCAGCTCGCCGAAATCCGCCGCAATCCCGGCGATCCTTCCCGGCTCGACCCGCGATGCCGGCAGCTGCTCGAGGAGTGGCCGCGGCAGTGGCGGGAACTCTCCCGGCAGGCGGCGCTGCGGCTGGGAATGGAGCCGGCGGTGGAGACCCCCAACGGGCTGAAGCTGCCGCGGGTGGCGCTCCCCGACCCGGAGGATCGGGCCGAGAGCCTGCGTTTCCTCCTCGCGGAAGGGCTGCCCGGAAGCTTCCCCTTCGCCACCGGCCTCTATCCCTACCGGCCGGTATCCGCCGGCGAGACCACCCGTCAGTTCGCCGGCCTGCGGGGCCCCGAGGAAACCAACCGCCGCCTGCACCTGCTGGCGCGCGGGGTGGCCCGGCCCCGGCTCTCCATCGCTTTCGACGGCATCACCCTCTACGGCGCCGACAGCGACGACGATCCCGGCAGTGTCGGCAAGATCGGCGAAGGGGGCGTGGCCATCGACACCTGGGAAGACATGAAGCTCGTCCTCGAAGGGTTCTCCATCCCCGACATCAGCACCTCGATGACCATCAACGGTCCGGCGCCGGTGATGCTCGCCATGTATTTCACCGCCGCCATCGAGATCGAACGCGAGCGCGCGGAAGAGGCGAAAGGCGCCCCGTTGACGGAGACCGAACGGGAGGAACTGCGCCTGAAGACCCTGCGCGCCCTGCGCGGCACGGTGCAGGCCGACATCCTCAAGGAGGTCCAGGCCCAGAACGAAAGCATCTTCCAGACCGATTTCGCGGTGAAACTGCTCGGCGACGTCCAGCAGTGGTTCATCGACCAGGAGGTGCGCAAGTTCTACTCCCTGAGCGTTTCCGGCTACCACATCGGCGAAGCCGGAGCCACGCCGGTGCAGGAACTCGCCTTCACCCTGGCGAACGGATTCACCTACGTAGAGAATTTTCTCGCCCGGGGGATGCCGATCGACGACTTCGCCCCCAGCCTCTCCTTCTTCTTCAAGGTCTCCCACGAGGCCGAATGGCTCGCCTACGGGGCGGTCTGCCGCAAGATCTGGGCGATCGCCCTGCGGGACATTTACGGGGGCTGCGAGCGATCGCAGATGTTCAAGTTCCACACCCAGACCTCGGGGCGCGCCCTCCAGGCCGAGGAATGGGACACTCTCAACCCGGTGAGGCTGACGTACCACGCGCTGCTGGGGCTGCTGGCCAACACCAACTCGCTGCACGTCGACTCGGCCGACGAGCCGATGACCACCCCCGGTGAGAAGTGGGTGCGCCAGGCGACCATGATCCCCAATTACCTGCGCGAGGAGGCCGAGGCCTTCGTCATCCAGAATCTCCTCTCCGGTTCCTATGCCTTTCGCGCCCTGATGGAGGAGGTGCAGACCGGAGTGCTCGAGGAATTCGACCGCCTCGATCAGCTGGGCGGCGTCGGCCCGGCGACGGAGCAGGGCTACCAGCGCCGCTGCATCGCCGAGAATTCGGCCCGCTACGAACGGGAGCGGCGGCGCTCGGTCGGAGAGAATTCCCCTCCGCCGCGCCGCCGGGTGATCGGCTACAACGTCCACGAACTCCCCGAGGGTCACCCCGACAAGCACCCGCCCGTGGCCGAAGTGGTCCGTCCCGGCCCCTCCGACCGGGAGCGGCAGCTGGCCCGGGTCAAGGCCTTCAAGGAGCGCCACCGCGAGGACGCCCCCGTTTATCTGGCGCGATTGAAGGAGGTGGCGCGGACGGAAGGGAACGTCTTCGGCGAGCTGCTGGAAACCGTGCGCCACGCGACCCTTGGACAGATTACTCGAACCCTGGCCGAGGTCGGAGGGGCGTATCGGAAGATGGTTTGA